ctaaaatatttattcaaactaTGCTACTAATACAACGATGCATTGAATAAGATATATTGACAACAAAGAGAAAGAAAGATAAATGATTACATAAAATAGTTGTCTTATTTATTGTCTTATTTATGTTACTGTTTTTGGAGATGTGTATTCTTCTCTCTTTGACTATGAGGATGATTTTCAATGGTATAGTTAACAATTATCATTAACAACGATTAGGAATGAATATTCATAAATGTATTTGAGAAATGTTTTATAGAGTTGGGGGCTAATTTGATATTcatattctaaaaaattaagttgAGAGTGTCCTACAATGTCAAGTCTCattttaatgtttaatatttcaCTTAAAAGAATACATCATCGACATTCACCAAATTTAATAATGATGACGAATTTGAGAaacattttacaaaatttatagtCAAATTGAGAgtgttttaaacatttttgaTTGTTATAGCCAGAAGATAAACAAAATCTATTAAATATTAATCGAGTTAGAGACCAAACTCGAAaacttaattttgaatttaatctaAACTTAAGAGTTTTATTTTGTGTCTAGAAATTTAAGTGTTACAAATCTATTATGCAGTAGAGTGTGTGTTTgaacttaaatttaaatttgagtaaTTTGTATTAGGGTGTATAAATGACGGGTTTGATATATCTCTTATCCGAtctaaatatttgatttgactAATTTTTAAGCCTTAATTTGTTCCTTAATCCGATCAAATCCAATTAGTTGTAAGTCAATAAATACGAGACAAAATAAGTCGAGATTATATCAATCTCAAAGTGAATTGCTAACGAttaattcttgaaaaaaaataaaataattcatagCAAACAAGTTTACCACTTGTCAATTCATAACTCATAACATTATTATACAAAATTCAAATCATTTATTCAAAACAAGTTCCTATTTATGGGACTCAttgatcaataataataataataataataataataataataataataataataataataataaaaaagaagaaatatgaaTACCCATTTATAGGGAGGAGAAAAGATATAAGGAAGAGgaataaaaagatatattgtccttaatttattttaggatGGGGCGGGTAATTCGAAAGGTGACTCAAACCAGAtccttttttttactttatccatatccttttttttttgtcattgttTTTTTTGAATCAAATCGCCTAACCCGTTACTTATGGATCAGACTGAATTCGTGGAACGAATCGAGTCTTATATTCGTGGAACGAATCGAGTCTTATATTCGTGGAACGAATCGAGTCTTGTACACCTCTAATTGTATATtcataaaaagtataattaaaaacactaaaaaattttaagaaagaaaaacttCGAATTAAACgggatttataaaaaaaaaaaaaaaaaaaaaactacttaaAAATCATTCTTATGTcctttatgaattttttttgaaaaaaaaactcaccCTTCGTCTTAATAAAATGAATAGTTATTGTTagatgataatataaaattactttACACGTCGTTTGATGTATAACATtacactcaattttttttagtttaaaaatatactactatataaaagtcaaacaaattaaaatttatttttacagtgGTAATCAAACGAAAATTAActtatgttttattaaaaataatttctaaattatttttgaaggaaattatttatttctatcaAACAtcggttaaaaaaaaaagaagaagaattatAGTCTTGACATGTAACACTCACAACTAATAAGCAATCACTCCTCCATAAATGATGAAACAATTTTTAATCGGTAAAGTACCTTTTATTTATggaatttattttaacaaataattttctCTAATTTATTCATATAGGTATTATTATAGTATCTATTAAAACTGACTAAATTTagagttttaatatatttatctattcaattttgattttaataattaaataaattattttcatagttgaaataaaataaaaaatttattttaaatcacaacaaaaaacatcatatcaaaataaatttaaaagataaaatttaaaaatttagtattgttaaatttaaaatataatcaaacttATTCATAAATGACATatcatttaattgttaataattttatttaataataataaaatatggtaATTTTTAAATCTACGGTAAAATGAAACTTCTACATGCTATgtatcaaaactttaatttagtCACGTTTAATGcatatataaacaaattaaaaaaaagaaattattgattaaaaaatttatgacaCTGATGCACTATTATACAGTAAAACTTATCTCTAAAAATccctaaattattttatatgcaAACGACTCACGAGAAGTAGCAACAATGCCCTCCAAAGGGTGCACAAAAGAATAATGAAATTATCCGCAagcaatatttatatatttaaataaattttataattttttctatgaTATAAAGCACAATTTGTTGAGAAGCTTTTTTCCCCATTCTAGTGATTGATCTTTGACATCTTCAAAGATTGTTGTTTGATGAGCAGAGCAGTTGAAGGAGTTTCCTCAAAAATAACTTCATAGCCATCTCCCATATTACCCATTCCTTGAGACATGAGTTGCCAGAAAAGCCCTCCTGCACATGACCCTCCCCTGATAGCACTTCTATATATGTCAttgtatattttgttataataaCTATCCCTTTTACCTATGCTATATCCAGGTGACTTTGAAGACATTCCAAACTCTGTTACAAGAATTGGCTTTACTAAAATAGTATTTGAATCTTGGATATGGGCTTCTATCCATTTATCAACAAATGCACTTTGGGTTGTCTCGTTTGAGCCTTGTAACCTGCATCATCCACAATCCCAATTGatattatatcatatctttGAATACTTATTGCAAATTTCATAATCACGTCCACTTAATGTGATTCACCGTGTATTTGGTATCACAATAAATTTGTCATAATTAATACCACCAATCGGAAGTCACTCACCTAACACCACCGATCATCATAAAACTCccaatttcaattataaattgattttattccTTAACTTTTCATTATAAAGaatcataaaatattcaatataaatCGATTTTCTTCAAACTAAATCCTAACcaaattaatttacaaaattaagcTCATTCAAAAATACAAGAGttaaaaaattgaccaaaaattaaaagatgtattaaataaaaatatgaatatttaccATTGATCAGGGTATAAATGAATGGTGGCAAAATCGATTTCAGGAACTTGATTGTTGGAGATAAAATCAGTTCCAATTTGAAGAGAGTTGGGATTGAAGTGCATATTTGGTGGCATTGTTTCACCATAGAACCCTTCAAGCCCTATTTCCAGCAAATGTTTCTTATCGATGGATTTGACATAGGCCGCCATCTCACTAACCCAACCCTACGATAATTAATGTTATCATAATAACATAATTTCAATTATTGGTAAGTGATATAAATATTCACTCTATCGTTAATTGAGATCACTATCAAACCCATCTAATAAAGAATCATGGTATTAACGCGTAAACATCTTTTGTAAACCTTAGTTTACGCTAATatacttatttcatttttttaaaagaaaaatacactAATTAAACTATTACTTTTATGTTTCGTAAATGCAGTTCATAAGTTAAAAGGCTATGGAAATCTTTGAAATTTAGTGATTTAAACTTACCTGATCTCTCTTTAGCATCGATCCAACATGTTATAAggcctaaaacaaaattattacacgagatatttttaaaatttaataaataagttattaatattttatttaataactatatattttatttagaagatttAATGACATTTTCTaatatattttctctatatttttcaaaaaatgaaataaaatatttcaacgGTAACatcaaaaattcattaaaattttacatgTTTGAAGAAGAAAACGGTGTGTATGCGTTGTACGGTTTTCAGTAACTCATGTTAGCAATATATTCACCACTTATATaatgatttctcaatttataactaatatttctcataTGAGTAATACGCTCACTTTTGTCTCATGAAAAACAAAACttactaaaatttataactaatatgtCTTGAGCAATATTTCTCATCCCTAAACCAATTTACTTATATTAaagagtattaaataatttgtaaaaaaaaattaaaatattttatttaatttatataatattttattagttttagttttaataatattaaaaagtgagcatttttattatataaaaaaatataaatattgaagtcctttttattaaataaaaaaatttgtttattagGAAGGCCACTTGGTTTAACGAGCCTTAGGCTATCTCTCTCTAGGTAGTTAATTAGTAACTActagtaaatataaaataaaattaatgtgtaTACTCCTACTAGTTTTTCAAGGGTATAATGGAAAAATGCTatacttatatatttattttctaaaataactaaaaagaattaacaaaaataaataatttaaatcatcaaattttagaaagGGATATACAcgtttattttaatcaataacaaatgaatctaaaacaacttatattatttttaagtgaattctcatataaatcatttaaaaaatataaaatagaaataattttttttagacagAGGTTTCTATATTTAGGTGATAACTGTTTTTAGAAGTAAAGCAAGTAAGTAGAAAGGAAATTAAAAAGACCTGAATTGATTTTCCAGTGGTTTCATTTATGTAACGGGGTTCATTTATAAGCTCCCAAGCGAAAATGGTTGGATCATCCTTGTATAACAACCCGTTTATGGTGTTCTTTATTGCCTGCAATCCATCCAAACTTTTTGGTAAATCGATGAACATACACAATTATACATCGTGTTAGTGAAGATATATTGTTTATAGTGTTAATACAAGAAAATAGCCTATACGCACGCACGCGCacgtgtgtgtatatatatatatatatatatatatatatatatatatatatattaattcaaGATATAAGTGAGattataatgaaaaaattatatttttattgaatgtgAGTGTgagttttttaaaaagaatttaaagtTGGAGCAAATTCGATATTTGTCCTACACTTCAATATGTTCGACTATTGAatgtaattgtgaatttttttttaaaataatttaaaattaaagcaAGTTTAATATTTGTCTTACACTTAAACATGTTCGATCTACCCGTAAATTCAAAGTCCAGACACGAGTGATTTTATAAAGTTTAATctactctaaaaaaaaattattttctataacCATATAATCGGTATGAAGTATTTATGGTGCCATTTAACAGTGGCTAACATTTGACAGGTAACTTGTTTGGCACTAGATGTTTTCCCTCTCAATTAATATCGTCTCTTCATACATAAAAGTAAGAGATGAAATCTCTAACCACTTGTTTAAAGGGGCTAAATTTCTCACCATCCAAACCAATCAATTGttggtttttaaaaatgttattttaatataattttatttttattattttttataataataatttataacattaatcataataataatgtttttcaatttattatattatctaTATTTGCAGAGGTAAGGTGGAAAAATTCAACTCCTATAAAAGGCGagaattagaatttaaatttcaacttcaataaaaattgtgaataaatattcaaagtattataatttcaacttcaataaaaccgtttttatttatattttcatgttAAAGTAGGATAGGATTAAAGAATTGTGTTACCTTAACATAGTTTTTGTAGTATTGCTTAACAATAGGGTGTGTAAAGAAATCATCCTCAGTTTTAACCGATTGACCACGTTCTCTTGCCCACTggacatatttatttttgcctCCAAAATTATTC
The genomic region above belongs to Cicer arietinum cultivar CDC Frontier isolate Library 1 chromosome 4, Cicar.CDCFrontier_v2.0, whole genome shotgun sequence and contains:
- the LOC101508969 gene encoding mannan endo-1,4-beta-mannosidase 4, which gives rise to MGFQMIVLTSFIVALVVVQHGNCQRVNVATGFVERKGIHFILNGKTHYVNGFNSYWLMYMASDPSTRSKVTSTFQQASQHGLNVGRTMAFNDGCYRALQISPGSYDENVFRGLDFVISEARKYKIQLILSLVNNWNNFGGKNKYVQWARERGQSVKTEDDFFTHPIVKQYYKNYVKAIKNTINGLLYKDDPTIFAWELINEPRYINETTGKSIQGWVSEMAAYVKSIDKKHLLEIGLEGFYGETMPPNMHFNPNSLQIGTDFISNNQVPEIDFATIHLYPDQWLQGSNETTQSAFVDKWIEAHIQDSNTILVKPILVTEFGMSSKSPGYSIGKRDSYYNKIYNDIYRSAIRGGSCAGGLFWQLMSQGMGNMGDGYEVIFEETPSTALLIKQQSLKMSKINH